One window from the genome of Candidatus Didemnitutus sp. encodes:
- a CDS encoding sulfotransferase: MSVEIPFRLARGGLDARLEWIAADHARYTESFFEHTLRRLRQLPVNRSTPLRTTPLEELRNFSGPEPTAIVFHVSRCGSTLVAQMLAALPQHTVLAEPPLVDEVLRLHLHRPATTDGEKIALVRGAVAALARPHAAGCRRLFVKLDSWHIFTVPLMRRAFPTTPFVFLHRHPVEVLVSLMRRPSLTLVRDTVTPAQLGLTPSVRDALSPVEHASAILGAFFRAARTHRSELTTIDYTQLPDLVARGFPDCAFDDGEREALLAAAARDAKNPEQRFVPDAAAKRLEATDELLAAAEKFALPAYREFIADLS; encoded by the coding sequence GCGGACCACGCTCGCTACACGGAGTCTTTTTTCGAGCACACGTTGAGGCGATTGCGCCAGTTGCCCGTCAACCGTAGCACACCGCTTCGCACCACGCCGCTGGAAGAGCTCCGTAATTTCTCCGGACCGGAGCCGACCGCGATCGTCTTTCATGTCTCCCGATGCGGCTCGACGCTCGTCGCGCAAATGCTCGCGGCTCTCCCGCAACACACGGTGCTCGCCGAGCCGCCGCTGGTGGATGAGGTGCTGCGCCTCCACTTGCACCGTCCGGCCACGACGGACGGCGAGAAGATCGCGCTCGTCCGCGGAGCCGTTGCCGCGCTCGCACGGCCCCACGCCGCGGGATGCCGGCGGCTGTTTGTGAAGCTCGACTCGTGGCACATCTTCACCGTGCCGCTCATGCGGCGCGCATTTCCAACGACGCCTTTCGTCTTCCTTCATCGCCATCCGGTGGAGGTGCTGGTGTCGCTGATGCGGCGACCGAGCCTGACCCTGGTGCGCGACACCGTCACACCCGCGCAACTCGGATTGACGCCGTCCGTGCGCGATGCGCTCTCCCCGGTGGAACACGCTTCAGCGATCCTCGGGGCGTTTTTCCGGGCCGCGCGGACGCACCGGAGCGAACTCACGACGATCGACTACACGCAACTGCCCGATCTCGTGGCGCGCGGGTTTCCGGACTGCGCGTTCGACGATGGGGAGCGCGAGGCGTTGCTCGCCGCGGCGGCGCGCGACGCGAAGAATCCCGAACAACGCTTCGTGCCCGACGCGGCGGCAAAGCGCCTCGAGGCGACCGACGAGCTGCTCGCGGCAGCGGAGAAATTCGCCCTGCCCGCGTATCGCGAATTTATCGCCGACCTCAGCTGA
- a CDS encoding GNAT family N-acetyltransferase produces the protein MQVTAHLTLRPVRPEDEPFLRELRAHVDIERLHLNQWSVEALPLAQQVIASQFHVHAAHYRKVKNLRDTKDCVIELNGVTVGRFIVTQNAEEVYLSDIAVHPNFRGQGIGEAVVESTKHECEQSRRLLHLHVDKDNTALQFYLRLGFRAIGQSEINFLMEWVPASLIGRTQVHAPKTSG, from the coding sequence ATGCAAGTGACCGCCCATTTGACTCTCCGCCCGGTCCGTCCCGAAGATGAGCCGTTCCTCCGCGAGCTCCGCGCGCACGTCGACATCGAGCGATTGCACCTCAACCAATGGTCCGTCGAGGCGCTGCCGCTCGCGCAACAAGTCATCGCTTCGCAGTTCCACGTCCACGCGGCGCACTACCGCAAAGTGAAGAACCTGCGCGATACGAAGGACTGCGTGATCGAGTTGAACGGGGTCACCGTCGGGCGCTTCATCGTCACGCAAAATGCCGAGGAGGTTTATCTCTCCGACATCGCGGTGCATCCGAATTTCCGCGGCCAGGGCATCGGTGAGGCCGTCGTCGAATCGACCAAGCACGAGTGCGAGCAAAGCCGGCGATTGCTGCACCTCCACGTCGACAAGGACAACACCGCGCTTCAATTTTATCTGCGCCTCGGATTTCGCGCCATCGGGCAGTCGGAAATCAACTTTCTGATGGAGTGGGTGCCCGCCAGCCTCATCGGCCGCACCCAGGTCCACGCTCCGAAAACTTCCGGGTGA
- a CDS encoding tail fiber protein, which translates to MSDPMLGEIKAVGFPWCPYGYAFANGQLMQVQQNAALYSLYGVYFGGNGQTTFGLPNLQSRVGVALATNGSTLQGLTPYQLGNSAGAQAIQLSLAQLPAHNHAAASNATATTTVTPTTTVTTSIAGLSATTTINALTAPASLSAIPTGNLLSVGQTAGSTPVAIKPYAPSGTATTLAGGAATTTLSGNVTASAATTATAATTVGVTTTIGVTGTSAAVDIRPPLVALNYIVATIGVYPQRN; encoded by the coding sequence ATGTCAGATCCCATGCTCGGTGAAATCAAGGCGGTAGGTTTTCCGTGGTGTCCCTACGGCTACGCCTTTGCCAACGGCCAGCTGATGCAGGTGCAACAGAATGCTGCGCTCTACTCGCTCTACGGCGTCTACTTCGGCGGCAACGGCCAGACCACCTTCGGCCTGCCGAACCTCCAGAGCCGCGTCGGCGTCGCCTTGGCAACCAATGGCAGCACGCTTCAGGGGCTCACCCCCTACCAACTCGGCAATTCTGCCGGTGCACAGGCTATCCAGCTAAGCTTGGCCCAGCTACCCGCTCACAATCACGCCGCAGCCAGCAATGCGACCGCGACGACGACCGTCACGCCCACGACAACCGTGACGACCAGCATCGCCGGCCTCTCGGCGACCACGACAATCAATGCGCTGACGGCACCGGCCAGCTTGTCGGCAATTCCAACCGGAAACCTGTTGTCGGTTGGTCAAACGGCAGGCTCCACGCCAGTGGCAATCAAGCCTTACGCGCCAAGCGGCACGGCTACCACGCTTGCCGGCGGTGCCGCCACGACGACGCTCAGCGGCAACGTCACTGCCAGCGCCGCCACTACCGCGACCGCGGCCACCACGGTTGGCGTGACGACGACCATAGGAGTGACGGGAACCAGTGCCGCGGTTGATATCCGACCGCCCCTCGTCGCGCTCAACTACATCGTCGCGACCATCGGCGTCTACCCGCAGCGGAACTGA
- a CDS encoding phage tail protein: MSEPFLGEIKSVAFNFAPRNYAFCAGQLMSIAQNSALFALLGTTFGGDGMQTFGLPNLGGRVAIGKGRSPGTSLYDMGEAAGSETVTILTSQMPMHNHVATTNVTTDISGLTATTTVHALTAPSTTSAVPTGNMLTVGTTGGASPVSIKPYAASGSGTDTTMAAQMSPTVLGGSIAASATTTVGSSGSSQPVAILQPYVVVNYIIATAGIFPARN, encoded by the coding sequence ATGTCAGAACCATTCCTCGGCGAAATCAAATCTGTCGCCTTCAACTTCGCTCCGCGAAACTACGCCTTCTGCGCCGGACAACTCATGTCCATCGCGCAGAATTCCGCCCTCTTCGCGCTCCTTGGCACCACCTTCGGTGGCGACGGCATGCAAACCTTCGGGCTACCGAACCTCGGTGGTCGTGTCGCCATTGGCAAAGGACGAAGCCCCGGCACCTCCTTATACGACATGGGAGAAGCCGCCGGCTCCGAAACCGTGACGATACTTACGTCGCAGATGCCCATGCACAATCACGTCGCTACGACCAACGTGACCACCGATATTTCCGGTCTGACCGCGACAACCACAGTTCACGCGCTCACTGCGCCTTCCACGACCTCCGCGGTGCCCACGGGCAACATGCTCACGGTGGGCACGACGGGCGGAGCGAGTCCGGTCTCGATTAAGCCTTACGCTGCATCCGGCAGTGGCACGGACACCACCATGGCCGCGCAAATGTCCCCCACCGTTCTCGGAGGCAGCATCGCAGCCTCTGCCACCACCACCGTGGGCAGCAGCGGCAGCAGTCAGCCTGTTGCGATTCTTCAGCCCTACGTGGTGGTGAACTACATCATCGCCACCGCCGGCATCTTCCCGGCTCGCAACTAA